ACTGTCTTTTTTCATCAAAGTCTATTTCATATTCTTTTTATACTTCATTtcctatatatattattttgacaGTAACATTGAGATTGTCTGAAAGCGTTTTAAATGACACCCTAAATTCATTGATAATATCACCAGTTGACATTATTGActaataaaaatacatttttggAATGCGGATTCAGATTAGAGGATGAACCCTATAATAAGAACAGTGTAACTGTGCCATGGGTTTATAACCATTTTATTGCATTCATTTGTATCCATTTTTGCAACTTTTTATTATGTTCATTTTATTCCATGGACCaacttcttatttttttcatttagtcCCTAGACAACACtcttattttattcattttaaaaaaaagttcCTGATTTtgaactttttatttctttcagtTTAGTCCTTAAATAAACTTTTCAGTTTAGTCATTGACCCATTTTACATCAACATCTATTATATACTTgtcttaattatttttaattttctaaatattaattttagtttctttttggGCCCCATTTAATTtgtgtatttattttatttatactcTTTGTGTATGCGATGATTAAACAATGTAGCATCTTAAAGGCATAGTAAAAATAGGTGTTTTATTTCTAAAATGCTAAATGACACAATAGTGTGCATATAATTTGACATAAACTTAAAAAGCTTTAATATTGCACAAAATTGTACGTTGGAGTGTTAAACAGTGGCGGATGTAGGGGGATCAAAGATGGCATTTGTCCTCCCCCccttttcatttaaaaaaaaaaattagtccaaaaagaagagttaaggtgcaaaaatacccctaacgtgtTGGGcctggagcaattttatctctatcgtctaaaatgatgcaattttatccctaatgttggaagtcaaaagcagttttacccctaacattgataaattgggtcaatttgagaaataacatcaaactgtcttcttggtcatgaatcttgtcatctacacttcacacatgcgttattttatcagtaacaaatcacaaacatatgttgggatgtgaaagaaaaaatattaaaaatatattgtcttttgtacgaattagacaaaaaattcaaaaaattcaccgaatttataaatattaatctgcaattttattattaaattacaaaaacattatattctttttttaaaacaaattgatatgcaattggtgcaaaataaagaaaaaaatgattgtatGTTATAATAGTGtgtgaaattgatccaatttatcaacgttagggataaaattgctcttggctacaaacattaggggtaaaattgcactattttagatgttaggggtaaaattgctcctgacccaaaacgttaaggatatttttgctcttggctacaaacatgagtctAAAAACATTTTACATAGAGttccctcccccccccccccccccccaacccaaaaaaaaatactGGATCCGCCACTGGTGTTAAATAAGAAGTTGGTGGACTTGTCGGGTATTTTGAAGTACTTGATATTTCCTTTCCGTGAGATATTGACCTTCGCCAAACATACCTAATTTTTCAAATCCATACagattttttttggaacaatcTAACTCGTCTAATTTATTTTGCTCACTTGAAGTCTACTAGTTCCCCTAAAAtccatttttaatattttggtattttatttAGAGTTTATAACCATTTTATTGCATTCATTAATTAATACCCATTTTTGCAACTTTTTATTATGCGCATTTTAGTCGTTGGACGAACTTTTAATTTTGTTCATTTAGTTCGTagacaaatattttattttactcaTTTTTAGTCCTTAACTTGAAATTTTATTCATCTTTATCCCTTTTGTCAGTTAAATTTTCACAGAATTGAATGTTCTTAGAAGAAAGTTGAATACTTAAGATCAAATTGATTTTCTGAGTTCAAAACTAAAAACTTCATTAATAGTGATTCAACtaatttgttaaaaatttatgaaaagcgtttttcttcttcgtatttttttcctcaaaaagaagggataatataaaattatatcacGAAGTAGATGTTGGGGCCAAACAAACAAACATAtgttatgaatcttgtcatctacatttcacatgtgcgtcattttatcagtaacaaatcacaaacatatgttgggatgtgaaaaaaataaaaaaacatatggtcttttgtacgaattagacaaaaaaaaaattcaaaaagtttcaccaattttataaatattaatctcaaattttattattaaattacaaaaaacatgaaatcattttttagaacgaattgatatgcaattggtgcaaaataaagaacaaaaatatttgtgttttataatagtatctgaaactgacccaaattatcaacattattggtaaaattgctcttggctacaaaggTTAGGTATAAAATTGCACTGTTTTAAacagggtaaataattataaggtctctatATTTTTACCTAATATTTAATCTCCATGTTCTTAcctaaataaattttagggaaaattacacagaaattcaaatttgaaaaactatttacaattatgtgaaatcataattttggattatgtcaaattagtaaaatcagtatttttaatatactttaaggattggaatttataaattaaaagtataaaatatattttctagggtttatgatttatgaattggaatctaaattatttaaattatagtgtaaaatcataatatatagagaataatgacatattaagaattaagtttggtgatatgatttaattgtaattttgtacttaattatgatattcatgtatttgaccctaaattttaaaatatcaaaatcaccctttacttttgttttaataataaacatctatgttatattttttctcttttttcctacCTATCACAATCTTCccaatataaagtaattgatatataaatttttatataattaaagaactttaatttagtaacataaaatttattgaatgaatgaaaaatatttcaaaattatCAAAGTAGGAGCAAAACTATAATTgtaaaaagtaatttttttacatctctaataaattttccgaattaagaaaaaatatatgatttttcCTAGAgctcatgggttcgaatcacatggggtggggtgggttgagggttttcctttgtttttaatgtaattttcctttgtttaatgtaagtgcataGCACAtaacttttttaaaaaaattatattaaaaaaataattacaattttaaaaaataaataatatattttttcaagtatattaaATGTATTTGTAGTTcaaaaactttattaaaactatttagattaaatttgaaattagaatataatttttttaagtataTAACTAGAGACAAATTTTGGACTTtcatttacataaataaatagaaatattaaagaattgattaaaataaaacttaagaaTCTTATATATGATGGATTTATTAATGtgctaagaaaaaaaaaataagcacCTTATAATTGTTTACTAAAAATATTAGGGACATTTTTGCTCCTTGcacctttcttttttttatatattaaatttgtaGATTCCTTCAAGTTTGTTTTTATGCTGGTGCCTTACTTTCCTTCTGCAAATCACGCACATCATGTGATCCAGCTCTTGCCAGGTTCAGTAGGTGTCATATGATCGAGGCTCTTTCTGCACGTCATCCCTCCAAACTTCTCTATTTAATGTTCGTCTGGCTCTGTGttcaaagagagagagagagaggtgtaAGAATGGCTGCTTCGGAGGCGAGGAAGAAAGGTAACCATTGTAAACTTCTAGCTTGAAATTATTAAGAAATGAGAAGAATTCTGAATAGATGGATTGTTTAAGAAATGAACAGATCTAGAATAGTTTTTGCGAGCTGGGATGGTTGAGAAGGGAAAACAACTTTCATATGCATCTGATCTGATTCAtatgatgattttaattttctttttgcagGAAAAACGGTGGtcaagaaaatggaagaaaattcATGTCCACATATGAGTGCTTCAGCCGATCTTCTGGGAACTCATATCAAATCAAATGAAAAAAAGGATTGCAGAATGTTGTCGGCGAAAACTCCCTTCTCAGGCTCAGGACAAAATAAGAGTTCAAGTAAGCTGATTTGTAGAATAACTAATCCCTTATTGCTTGTTAAATATGCATTATTTAAGGAAAAAAACATGAAGTTTTTGTATTGGTtccttttaatttattgtttTCGGCTTTCAATCGAATTATTTGTTGATGATCAATGCCTTTTGTTTAGTTTCAGATTAGCATTACAGTCTTGTTTAGTTTCGGATTAGTAACATTTATGATCAATGCCTTTTGTTTAGTTTGATTAAAATTTGTATATCAAGCCTTGCAAACTCTTGATATTCAACATTGATGGTTATTTGACCCTTAAATTTAactgataaaaaaaagtgataTCCTTGTTGTGGAATAAGAAGCCTTCGATCTTAATACATGTAATATATGCTTTTGCTAGGTGCATGTCAATGGGTTGGCCGATATACCTTTCATTGCTATGCTATAAACAACATAGCCTTTGGTGATCCCAGCAATAGACGATGTTGTTGATATGTACCTGTTCATGTGGATGATGTCAATAAAGGGAGATGATGCTTCCTAACCACAACAGCCTCATGTTTACAGGAACGATCAGGGTACAGAAGACCCAACCACAATTGCACAATGCTGGGCAGTTTGAATTAGAAGAAGGATATGCAGGAGggtaagtatcaatttaggcactacaaaatagcacaaatataggTTTAAGTTTAAAAAATATACCAATTTAAGCCTCGATAACGGAATGTTTCTCTCTCCATGTAAAATTGACACATTCCGTTATGGAGACGtaaattggtacttttttaAACCTTAACCCTATATTGGTGCTACTTTGTACCTGGAGCCTAAATTCATACTTTACCAGAAAGACGATAAACCTATTTTGGTAACTAATCCCTGGTATCATAAAACCAAACTTAGAAACCCTTCAAAACCTGCAAACACAAGTTTTTTCGAATTCTAATGCTGATAAAGAATGTATTGAagacaaaaaaagaaaaggaaataaaatccATAGTGCAAGTAAATGTGACGTACCGTTTcttcaaacaagttttgtatAGTAGCAATGAGGCTGCCATCCGAACGCCATTCATTTTCATCTTCTGTAGTTtgtagtgttggtcccttgtttagttgcaagtatagttccaagggggggggggggggttaggaactatttaaactttttgcaatttaggcagacttctttttttttctaaaaaacagtttgaacagcggcgctgagtaatcagtaaggtactggcttagtcaacaggtgactaggtcagtttcttagcttaagtcaggagatagcacttagagtctattcctgagctcagacgttcaacacgcacaactcaacttgacctctttacttggtcagttttgattatttaaagcaagcaatataaataaggagttaaggtaagaaatacttcactcagcagatttatccaggttcggcttcttctaagcctacgtcctgtccccggaacacgttccgagatttcaaatactctactgagctctttaaaggtagagcctcaaaccttttacaatatcagcaattaagtatgacaagagtaccttcctctatacttctactcaatcctaatctctccgctgagtacttaaaaccgagtactcagcctctcctttctatctctagaaatgataagtgttttgtcctaatacaaagatgtgctaagacactttagacgatttacaatcactctagacttttacacagatatgagaaatgtagtgtaagaatttttgctttgcttcttgcttgcagaacttgtagagatttggtcagcgtaatggcttgatcaagttctgtgtgttgtgaagcttgtgatggcactatttatagagatgtctgggcgtcggtcatttcgaatttcgaaataaccgttggagggaaacggctatgtgtcgttgtcatcctgacttgctcagagctgtcggccaatcacaatcgtgtatcttctgtcctcggtcagctcagcagatggtctctccttttatggtaaagtcaactggacagtatactgtgtcgtctgaactttgccaaaagaggaaacactttgtctggaagttttcctttgccagctgctatcttgtacgctttgtcgagatgACTCAGCatcttcattgtgaagttgttcccgaaggtcttctagatccttctgtttgctgagttgcgtttttgttcaaaaacggcaacgtcttgacatacgcgggccgagtgtactgagttgtttaatttgggccttggcttccgtattgggcttgggcctttcgattcttatgtcttatagtattttaactcaacattgaacaaacacattagtagaattaaatcaaagcatttaaacttagtgtgtttagaatatgtatatatattatacttaaccaattttgtcaaatcaaaattatgtggaaaggtatttcaacaaactcccccattttgatgttggcaaaactattcagcaaggaactcagtatgagctcccccatgatagttgacctaatatactttagcaaactcccccgtaagggttgagctactgacttagttttacttaaaaacatttaaggatttaaatgagtaagtctaaggtcagtttttaggtataggtcagctatatcacatattctatttactcagtgttaagcggaagttttaaacatatagagcgcgctgagtaatttgttgttcaatgagttcttatcagaatgtttcataagtacataggttaatgtcaaacatgttatcagcatatcatttagtcaataaatattatataaatgaagatacataataactcagtacttaatagcatatatcataactcagtattggaataagaaaaataagtatgatatatattgaaagaagtcagcaagtacatagtaaaagaaataaactagacAAATAGATTACATTGATATGGCCTAAGtatgctagcctatctatttcttcttcttgccctgtgactgacttcgctcgtactgacgtcgctcatgctgagctctggcagcttgcgctttctcccccattttgtcaacttcagggagcttgaacgcatcggttaagacagcacgagacagttcttgtgaaagctcttttagtttgtcaacactttcatttacgccatcaaagatggcaactccatcagctgatacttcgactggtatgcgaagatcagcagcactgagcatatttacactgaaagcttgagcttttgCTTGctagatgagagcttcagagaggccagcaaagacttggtggaaagttttcaagagagctgagtcataatgatgacgctggatattattatgacagatgtgattgaaggattgctgtgcgagagacagcaactcattctgcttcaaagcgtcagtatccatctcttgcttgttgaggttaagtagcctgatggcctcaccgatttgctcgactgagcactgactataggacaccatttgctcatttgtcttaagttgctcagtatgaagctgagcaaaaagcatcttgagttctgaggaagtggcgtagtcagtgttcacagcagacaacttctgaacttgctgatggagagagttcagatgttgaattgttgacagctgtatctctgccaacttggcaagtgaatcctgctttgcttgctgggcttggaatgaCAAGACGACATTCagtagatccttgagtcctttaACTTCGTTGATaagtagagtgacctgggagagctgagttgtctcaggaattgaagatccagcagcaggcgaagcggaatgttgaagatcatggatgagtgcttgcactgagtcaatgagatttttgccggactcagtggcatcccgatgtacatcagtatgaccagaagaaagtggagtgaaaggagtaccctggtcagtgactggatgagttggctcaggtagtatttgagttgtttggtttccagggagaaaccgagtgctgttttcgcccatggtagggatcagctcaaggttgttagaccttttaaagtgagcttttaagctctgataccacttgttggtcccttgtttagttgcaagtatagttccaagggggggttaggaactatttaaactttttacaatttaggcagacttctttttttttctaaaaaaagagtttgaacagcggcgctgagtaatcagtaaggtactggcttagtcaacaggtgactaggtcagtttcttagcttaagtcaggagataacacttagagtctattcctgagctcagacgttcaacgcgcacaactcaacttgacctctttacttggtcagttttgattatttaaagcaagcaatataaataaggagttaaggtaagaaatacttcactcagcagatttatccaggttcggcttcttctaagcctacgtcctgtccccggaacacgttccgagatttcaaatactctactgagctctttaaaggtagagcctcaaaccttttacaataccagcaattgagtatgacaagagtatcttcctctatacttctactcaatcctaatctctccgctgagtacttaaaacgagtactcagcctctcctttctatctctagaaatgataagtgttttgtcctaatacaaagatgtgctaagacactttagacgatttacaatcactctagacttttacacagatatgagaaatgtagtgtaagaatttttgctttgcttcttgcttgcagaacttgtagagatttggtcagcgtaatggcttgatcaagttctgtgtgttgtgaagcttgtgatggcactatttatagagatgtctgggcgtcggtcatttcgaatttcgaaataaccgttggagggaaacggctatgtgtcgttgtcatcctgacttgctcagagctgtcggccaatcacaatcgtgtatcttctgtcctcggtcagctcagcagatggtctctccttttatgataaagtcaactggatagtatactgtgtcgtctgaactttgccaaaagaggaaacactttgtctggaagttttcctttgccagatgctgtcttgtacgctttgtcgagatgACTTAGCatcttcattgtgaagttgttcccgaaggtcttctagatccttccatttgctgagttgcatttttgttcaaaaacggcaacgtcttgacatacgcgggccgagtgtactgagttgtttgatttgggccttggcttccgtattgggcttgggcctttcgattcttatgtcttatagtattttaactcaacattgaacaaacacattagtagaattaaatcaaagcatttaaacttagtgtgtttagaatatgtatatatattatacttaaccaattttgtcaaatcaaaattatgtggaaaggtgtttcaacatgtaGGCTCTCTAAAATTTGGAGCCGATAATTCTCCTTGAACAAAAATGATGAAGTGGAGCGGGCCTTGCACTATTTGGAGAAAGCGGACCCGAAACTGAGATTTTGAAGATAAAACGGGTTGTTAGAATTTAGCGATTTCGGACCCTAATTTTGTTGGATTCGTCCCATTGAATAAAATATTGTGAGCAACTTTAATTAGTCAAGTTAAAATTAGAATGAATAAAATTAGTACAAAAGTTCggaatataaaatttgtacgGATAGGCTCCTAAcagtgtcacgagtctaactgaaccttcaGTCAGAATTAAAGATATCAGTTTAGTGTGACAGTTTATAATTTCGGCGACGAACATAAATAGTCTAATAGAAAtgtttggtttaaaatttaattctatataataattaagtgacgttaatttatcgatttaaaataagttataaaattaGAAGGAGTAATACCGATATTTGTCAATTAGGCCGGTATAaagttaaatataaaattggtACGTGAATACatgaatttgaatataaaataagtTCAAATAGACTTATGATAATAAACGAGTCTAACGGTACGTATATTCGGTCTAAAATAGCTATTCGAGTGAATGATAACAATAagtttgggtaaatttcatccatggtgtacaacttttaccctAAATCACAGTTTGGtctacaaccttcattttgtctcattaatatatacgaacttaggggtgacctcccactgtggtgtacaacaggtaaaaatgaccggtcaacgccggTCAACGCGACACATCatcaatttttattatatctactCACTAAAGTGGGACCTACTACTTATATAATTACTACTTGTATAATTACTAACTTACCCTTaaatattttactatcaattaaaaaatttcaattttccaTCCTACTCTTTCTCTGctcaaactctctctctctcttttttcacattttctctctcctatttTTTCCTTCATTCTCTCTCTACGCTAGTGAAGCTGAAAACGACAATAGTGAACCATATTAAATCAAACTCATCAAATACaatttttccataaaaaaaccTCAAATGGGCATGATTGAAGATGATATCAGTGCCTTTCTCCACCACTGCTGCCTATCTATCACTAGTAGAAGCAGCTGAGGACCACAAAAGAAACAGAATCGATAAGGTAAGTAGTTTCCATTCTGCCatctagaaaaagaaaaagaaaaaatgcaGGTGAATTGTTTGTTAAAATGTGTGAATGAGAATTCAttcaaaatcaaaattgaatCCTCTTCACTTTAGCGTCTATGATTTCATTTCTCTTTAATCTCTCTACAACAATCAATGGCACCAAAGGCAGCGGAGAAGAAGCCGGCAGAGAAGAAACCGGTGGAGGATAAGAAGGCCGAGAAGGCACTGGTAGAAAAGAAGCCGAGAGCAGAGAAGAAATTACCAAAGGAAGGCGCATCCGCcgataagaagaagaagcgaTCAAAGAATAGCGTCGAGACCTACAAGATCTACATCTTTAAGGTGTTGAAAGAAGTTCATCCTGATATCAGAATCTCCAGCAAGGCCATGGGGATTATGAATAGTTTCATCAACGACATCTTCGAGAAGCTTGCTCAGGCGTCATCTCGCCTCGCTAGATATAATAAGAAGCCGACAATTACTTCTCGGGAGATCCAGACCGCTGTCAGACTTGTTCTGCCGGGAGAATTGGCCAAGCACGCCGTCTCCGAGGGTACAAAAGTTGTTACGAAATTCACAAGCTCTTAGAGTTTTTCTCTTGTTTATTGTTGGTTTGTGATATCAATTGGTGTTTGCTTATGTAAAGATTTGGGAAGTTATGTTCGATTTAGGGTTCTTTAGATGATTGTCCAGAATTGGTACTTTTTGCAGTTAGATGTATTCTTTTTTATAATGTTAATTTAACCTTCATTTATTGGACAAAAAATTGAGGGGTATTTTAGTAAATGCATATATGGTGGGTCCCACTTTAGTGAAtggatataataaaaattgatGATGTGGCGAGTTGACCGGCGTTGACCGGTtatttttacctgctatacaccacagtgggaggtcacccttaagttcatatatattagtgagacaaaatgaaggttgtacaccaaactgtgatttagggtaaaggttgtacaccacggatgaaatttaccccaataAGTTTCTGTTTTAAATGATTTACGTggttttgaatatattttattaaatcgTTTAAGatatattgtttaaaatatatatatacttttgattttgattatttgatgaataattatttattatcgtggtattttggaattttggtcgagaaaatgaatttgatgatcgtatacgaattgtttttggattgagaaagttattgcggttgttattattttgaatGATTTTCACGAGTTGTGATAGTTTGAAAGCTAAATAAAATGTTTTGTctatctaggattgcccggggtagggttagtagttgtaagaccatacctaagggcggtatggccagagtgcacggctggtagtcctaacgttaggcaatgCGAGATATGAacgagatatctcgattattgatatgattgatgttatgataagctacatgggtggaattcgaggatggacacacacacaaattttgtattacgctttgataatgtttgatgatttgaattataatgttttacgttatttgattacgagttggtttgtaagcaatttatttgattatgagttggtttgttaaagcggtttgttcgatttgattcgttttgataaaacgttattcgatttgattcgttttgataaagtgatttatatatatattaaatatatagtaaaatatacaattaagttattagcgaATAAATCAACGTGTTAATAAGTTAAAATGAGttcataagttaagagaactacctaagttaagcgaactacctaaaataggtagaactacgtggctttgattcccgatttaaagatcaaaatatgttcgggatacgtaggaagctcgatagaattatcgagtccaagccaaataattaaataaactttaggtagtacaaataaatttttatctattagaaaatcggtTTGGCTTTCACGCTGATAGGCGTTGGATATCATATTTTCCATTCATACCCGATGTCGTTTAGGGTCTTCAGACTGTTAGAAGTTCTTTGCCTTGTtttccgttcatacccgatgctatttggggtcgggtgtgacaatttTCCCCCTCATGGAATTTTGGTGAGGGAAGCCACATCAGAAGGAAACCTAGTAGGGGTTCTTGATCTCTTGCTTATGGAGCCATTCACTTGGGTTAAGATTGCAGTCAACTATAAGGGTAAATGGAGGTAGCATTTTCTGAACCTTTTTTTCTTGTCTGGCGATGTCTTTTGAAAGTGTCACACGGGATGTGGTTGAATTTTGAAGATTTCATCAGAGAGTCAGTCTTATAATTTATATGAGCTGCAGAGATCTTGCTGTTGAGTGGAAGGGTAATGTGTCAATGCTTCTCTTTTTTCTTATAATTTATATGAAGATTTGTAATTTTTGATTTATTTGGCACATGAACTTTGTAgtctttcttcaaaaaaaagaaagtaatctTGAGTTTGATAGTCAGGCCAATTCACTCTCTTACTAGTTCATTTGGTTTATCACAGTTTATTAATCTCTTGCGCTACTGATTGCTTGGTGTTTTTATGGTCCTGCTGTGTTTTTATGGTCCTGCtgttttaaataaaatcaaTGGAAAAAATGACTAATTAAAGAACAATAAAAAACCAATTGCATATTGGACTTAAAATGTATTTAGTCTCACGTTTGGTGTGCTTTTCATTTGGTGTAGTTGTTAATCATCTCATATGTAAGCCAATCTCTCCTATTGAGAGGTTTGTTTGAATGGATTGGAGAAATGGTGATCAAAATAGACTTGTTCACGCACTAGATCGGATGGCCAGACCCGCATTCAATGTGCCGAGCTTAGATACAGAAAAATGACCGGATGGCAAAGAGAGGTTTAGAGTAAAAATGACCggcttccacgggctaaggtcacgaatgttgaacgctggtgagattttaccaagccaattcggcaatgctatatggtaggcattggcattgaccttcttggtgaccttgtatggcccgtatttcctaggccgaagcttgctgcttgtggagttggcgagtctctctttgcccaaataGACCATAACCTCATTGATGCGGATTCCGGAGaatcctcactaagggataagtgtaccccgtcgttatcaagtaataaatttctggtttaagtccaggttatcgtccacaggatttatttctgcaagtatcaagctactcgatctcggatgttatctaggcttaggggg
The sequence above is drawn from the Euphorbia lathyris chromosome 6, ddEupLath1.1, whole genome shotgun sequence genome and encodes:
- the LOC136231915 gene encoding histone H2B-like; the protein is MAPKAAEKKPAEKKPVEDKKAEKALVEKKPRAEKKLPKEGASADKKKKRSKNSVETYKIYIFKVLKEVHPDIRISSKAMGIMNSFINDIFEKLAQASSRLARYNKKPTITSREIQTAVRLVLPGELAKHAVSEGTKVVTKFTSS